The Lycium barbarum isolate Lr01 chromosome 10, ASM1917538v2, whole genome shotgun sequence genome includes a region encoding these proteins:
- the LOC132615882 gene encoding transcription factor MYB20-like — protein MGRQPCCDKNGVKKGPWSAEEDKRLINFILNNGQCCWRSLPKLAGLLRCGKSCRLRWINYLRPDLKRGLLSEYEEKMVIDLHAQLGNRWSKIASHLPGRTDNEIKNHWNTHIKKKLKKIGIDPVTHKPITSDQPNIEQQPTNDQIIIQQEKHTPTESTITETISEAEQKENKNIDTKTIIMYQSQTSLVPQENKNIEVNNNGFCTDEIPLVSPNEILVPSESITTSTSSTSSSTSQSSNMILEDMQLLPSFDNCDFNMGISWADDFSSTLDYLLNDDVSDINNAISQDWLQVLEV, from the exons ATGGGGAGACAACCTTGTTGTGACAAAAATGGAGTGAAAAAAGGTCCATGGTCAGCAGAGGAAGACAAGAGGCTCATTAATTTCATCCTTAATAATGGCCAATGCTGTTGGAGATCTCTCCCTAAACTTGCAG GGCTATTGAGATGCGGAAAGAGTTGCAGATTGAGATGGATAAATTACCTAAGACCAGACTTGAAGAGAGGACTTTTATCAGAATATGAAGAGAAGATGGTTATTGATCTTCATGCTCAACTTGGCAACAG GTGGTCGAAGATAGCTTCTCATCTACCAGGAAGAACTGATAATGAAATCAAGAATCATTGGAATACACATATCAAGAAGAAGCTCAAGAAAATAGGAATTGATCCCGTCACTCACAAGCCAATTACTAGTGACCAACCAAACATAGAACAACAGCCAACAAACGATCAAATAATTATTCAACAAGAAAAACATACTCCTACAGAGTCAACAATTACAGAGACCATATCAGAAGCagaacaaaaagaaaacaaaaacattGATACGAAGACAATAATTATGTATCAGTCCCAAACAAGTTTGGTTCCGCAAGAAAATAAGAACATTGAAGTCAACAATAATGGATTTTGTACTGATGAAATCCCCTTAGTTTCACCAAATGAAATCTTAGTCCCTTCTGAATCAATAACCACTTCAACATCATCAACATCTTCTTCTACTTCTCAATCATCCAATATGATTCTTGAAGACATGCAACTTTTGCCTAGTTTCGACAATTGTGATTTCAACATGGGCATTAGTTGGGCAGATGATTTCAGCAGCACTTTGGATTATTTACTTAATGATGATGTTAGTGACATAAACAATGCCATTTCTCAAGATTGGTTACAGGTGTTGGAAGTTTGA